The Arachis hypogaea cultivar Tifrunner chromosome 14, arahy.Tifrunner.gnm2.J5K5, whole genome shotgun sequence genome has a segment encoding these proteins:
- the LOC112740902 gene encoding dolichyl-diphosphooligosaccharide--protein glycosyltransferase subunit STT3A — protein sequence MAASDAPNGDVLIRNAFGSVLAFLILLLIGVLAFSIRLFSVIKYESVIHEFDPYFNYRVTQFLTKNGIYDFWNWFDDRTWYPLGRVIGGTVYPGLTLTAGTLYWFLHSLNIPLSVETVCVFTAPIFSAFASWATFLLTKEVKGVGAGLTAAALLAMVPSYISRSVAGSYDNEAVAIFALIFTFYLYIKTLNTGSLFYATLNSLSYFYMVCSWGGYTFIINLIPMHVLLCIVTGRYSSRLYIAYAPLVVLGTLLAALVPVVGFNAVMTSEHFASFLVFIIIHVVALVYYIKGILSPKMFKVALALVVSIGLAVCCAMVAVIIALVASSPTKGWSGRSLSLLDPTYASKYIPIIASVSEHQPPTWPSYFMDINVLAFLIPAGIIACFSPLSDASLFAVLYIVLSVYFSGVMVRLMLVLAPAACILSGIALSQAFDVFTRSIKFQLPSLSDHSHIDARDASSENIVPDDTIKTDKSEDTPKERMTKRSKKKEKEPVEKPPTKFQIKKRLSVLPFEASIIAVILLVLLVAFYVVHCVWAAAEAYSAPSIVLTSHSNDGLHVFDDFREAYAWLSHNTDVDDKVASWWDYGYQTTAMANRTVIVDNNTWNNTHIATVGTAMSSPEKAAWEIFHSLDVKYVLVVFGGLVGYPSDDINKFLWMVRIGGGVFPHIKEPDYLRDGQYRIDSMATPTMLNCLMYKLSYYRFVETDGKAFDRVRRTEIGKKYFKLTHFEEVFTTHHWMVRIYKLKPPKNRIRGKNKKSKSKTSSTTTSKRKGTRRNPF from the exons ATGGCGGCCTCCGATGCCCCCAACGGTGATGTCCTCATCAGGAACGCCTTCGGAAGCGTGCTCGCATTTCTCATCCTGCTCCTGATCGGTGTTCTCGCCTTTTCGATCCGTCTCTTCTCT GTTATAAAGTATGAGAGTGTCATTCACGAATTTGATCCATATTTCAATTATAGAGTCACACAG TTTTTGACaaaaaatgggatatatgattTCTGGAACTGGTTTGATGACCGAACTTG GTATCCTCTTGGTCGTGTAATTGGTGGGACTGTCTATCCTGGTCTGACCTTGACAGCAGGAACCTTATATTG GTTTTTGCATTCCTTGAACATCCCTCTCTCTGTAGAAACTGTCTGTGTGTTTACTGCACCTATTTTCTCTGCCTTTGCTTCATGGGCAACTTTTCTTCTGACAAAG GAGGTTAAGGGTGTTGGAGCTGGCTTGACAGCGGCTGCTCTTTTGGCCATG GTCCCTTCATATATATCTCGATCAGTGGCTGGAAGCTATGATAATGAAGCTGTGGCTATATTTGCATTAATCTTCACTTTCTATCTCTATATTAAG ACACTAAATACTGGATCCCTCTTTTATGCAACTTTGAATTCACTATCATACTTTTAtatg GTTTGCTCATGGGGAGGGTACACTTTTATCATTAACCTTATTCCGATGCATGTACTCTTGTGCATAGTTACTGGTCGCTATTCTTCGCGGCTGTACATTGCATATGCACCTCTT GTTGTATTGGGCACACTGCTGGCTGCCCTGGTGCCTGTTGTTGGGTTTAATGCTGTAATGACATCAGAGCATTTTGCATCATTTCTG GTTTTTATTATCATCCATGTGGTGGCTCTTGTGTACTATATTAAAGGGATTCTTTCCCCGAAAATGTTCAAAGTAGCTTTGGCACTAGTTGTTTCCATTGGCCT GGCAGTGTGTTGTGCAATGGTAGCAGTAATAATAGCCCTTGTAGCTTCTAGCCCAACAAAGGGTTGGAGTGGGAGAAGTTTAAGTCTACTTGATCC TACCTATGCAAGCAAGTATATACCAATCATTGCTAGTGTTAGCGAGCATCAGCCACCTACTTGGCCTTCTTACTTTATGGATATAAATGTGTTGGCATTCTTGATTCCAGCTGGCATAATT GCTTGCTTTTCACCCCTTTCTGATGCAAGCTTGTTTGCGGTACTTTATATTGTACTATCAGTATATTTTTCTGGAGTCATG GTTCGCCTGATGCTTGTGCTTGCTCCTGCGGCTTGCATCTTATCTGGAATTGCTCTTTCTCAAGCTTTTGATGTTTTCACACGATCAATTAAGTTTCAGCTACCAAGCCTATCAGATCATTCCCATATTGAT GCAAGGGATGCCAGTTCTGAAAATATTGTGCCGGATGACACAATAAAGACAGATAAAAGCGAGGATACACCAAAGGAACGGATGAcaaaaagaagcaagaagaaggaaaaggagcCTGTGGAAAAGCCTCCAACCAAGTTCCAAATTAAGAAGAGGCTTTCGGTTTTGCCCTTTGAGGCATCCATCATTGCTGTTATCTTACTTGTCTTGCTGGTTGCCTTCTATGTG GTTCACTGTGTATGGGCAGCAGCAGAAGCTTATTCAGCACCTTCTATTGTTCTAACCTCACATTCAAATGATGGACTTCATGTTTTTGATGATTTTAGAGAGGCTTATGCTTGGTTGAGTCATAACACAGATGTAGATGATAAA GTGGCATCTTGGTGGGATTATGGGTACCAAACAACTGCCATGGCTAACCGAACTGTGATTGTTGACAATAATACTTGGAATAACACACATATTGCTACTGTTGGCACTGCCATGTCTTCTCCAGAGAAGGCAGCTTGGGAAATTTTCCACTCCTTGGATGTCAAATATGTTCTGGTTGTCTTTGGAG GACTGGTTGGCTATCCTAGTGATGATATTAACAAGTTCCTGTGGATGGTTCGTATTGGAGGGGGTGTCTTCCCGCACATAAAGGAACCAGATTACTTA agGGATGGTCAGTATCGAATTGATTCTATGGCCACACCAACCATGTTAAACTGCCTGATGTATAAACTTTCGTACTACAG ATTTGTGGAGACAGATGGTAAGGCCTTTGACCGAGTGAGGCGGACAGAAATTGGCAAGAAATATTTCAAACTTACCCATTTTGAAGAG GTATTCACAACTCACCATTGGATGGTTCGGATTTACAAGTTGAAACCTCCAAAGAACAGGATTCGGGGAaagaacaaaaaatcaaaatcg AAAACAAGCTCAACGACCACCTCGAAAAGAAAAGGAACAAGAAGAAACCCGTTTTAG
- the LOC112740903 gene encoding non-specific lipid transfer protein GPI-anchored 1 — MKHYCYYYQQNMWLLLLLLVAVIVGSGDGAGEDLTQKCGQVVQKVIPCLNYATGKASTPSKECCEAATKIRESDPDCLCFIIQQTHHGNPESKSLGIQEDKLLHLPSLCNVKNANIADCPKLLGLSPSSPDAAIFKNASKATPAAPSSSQAPPLSSTPKSQSQNDSYGVMLRPPMTMELIMLAMAIVLIAIPTGFVTLHI; from the exons ATGAAGCATTATTGTTATTACTACCAACAAAACATGTGGCtgctattgttgttgttggtggCGGTTATTGTGGGTAGCGGCGACGGTGCCGGGGAAGATTTGACACAAAAGTGTGGTCAAGTGGTGCAGAAGGTAATACCGTGCCTGAACTATGCGACGGGGAAGGCGAGTACCCCGTCGAAGGAGTGTTGCGAGGCGGCAACCAAGATAAGGGAGAGTGACCCTGACTgcttgtgcttcatcattcagcAGACGCATCATGGGAACCCTGAGAGTAAGAGCTTGGGCATTCAAGAGGACAAGCTTCTTCACCTCCCTTCTCTCTGTAACGTTAAGAACGCTAATATCGCCGACTGTCCTA AGCTTCTAGGTTTATCTCCAAGCTCCCCAGATGCTGCTATCTTCAAAAATGCTTCCAAGGCAACTCCGGCTGCACCTTCATCCAGCCAAGCTCCACCGTTGTCATCGACGCCGAAGTCACAAAGCCAAAACGATTCCTATGGAGTTATGCTTAGACCTCCCATGACCATGGAGCTTATAATGCTTGCTATGGCCATTGTTCTGATTGCAATTCCAACCGGATTTGTCACACTTCATATATAA